The following DNA comes from Salvia splendens isolate huo1 chromosome 17, SspV2, whole genome shotgun sequence.
tacatataagaAGAAGCTTGATGTTTCCTTGTTGTCCACGagagatttaattatttaatttgttgacCTGTAATTGCTCTTCTTTGAATTAAATTTGAGAAATGAAAATAGCAATTTGCTTGTTCAATTCAAAGGAATCAATTCTGCaattgaattttgaaaaattaaattattcaaGCACCGAATGTCAGTGCATTGTATATATCAGTATGTTAGAAATGAGTGAGTAATTTCGTTATGCTGATTTATGTTACCAAAAAGTAAACTAAATCATTTTGGTAAAAAGTAtgaggaaaaataaagtaatagtaGCATAATTTCTACAAAATATATGGATATTAATCAAAATTATCAATTTTAATGAAcattaactaaaataaatttatgtgaCAAACCGGTTGCATATTTTTATTgcatattatttgtcaattattTCAACTCATTACAACTTGCCACTTATATTTGGTGTCAAACTAAATGTGAAGTGGCGAAAATCACGAAAGGTGGAAAATAAGAAAATACATTTAATAATGACACTCCTGTGCAAATTTTGACCtgatacaaaatttaaaattccagGTATAGTATCTATTTATTGTCGAggttaaatatttaattttgtgctACTTTTTAGAgtaattgcaaaaaaaatgaaacattttaatTTTGACTTTTTAGCTAATATTTTTAAGCCAAAATTAAAACGTTGTGTACTTTTTCCAAATGCCATAAAGATGGGATATTTTCGTATAAAATGCTAAAACGATTAGACAAAATCAAATATTTCCCTTTTTTTCCAAATTGACCACAAAGAAACTACTGAAATAGAGAAGCAGAAGAGGCTATTAACATCTGTTAAATGTACAACTTTCACAAGTAAGCATTGTTTCACTGAGGCAAAGTAAGCATATACATATGGTTCAAGAATTACTTGAGCAAAAAggaacaaaaaatatacatcacCTTGAAATTCTTTGAAACGTATGCGGATTGTGCTAATTGGCGCAGCGTCCGCCTCTAAGTAAAGTGTATAATGCTACACAATCAGAAAATTCGGGTCTTTAGCACAGGGCGATGAGAAACTATGGGACACGTTCCAGGACTCGCTGCAATGCTCTTTTAATTCCATCTTGATCGAGTGGGGTTACCAGTTGTatttcttgaacctgaaccaaAGGTTTGGATTATTATGTGTGAAATATGATGTAAATTTATGTGTCTCTGAGAAAGAGGGTAGGGAGAGAATGCCTGTCTTCCAGCTCGAGCGAGAAGTGTGTACTGGTCGCCTATTGGGGGCGCCTGTCAGATGGTGATACATTTGGAATGAGTGACAAAAGATATAGAGAAAAGATATACACTGAAACCGTAATTTAGAAACAAATTAGCGTTATGAAGAAGATAAGAGGGGTAAGTTTGTTCATACATTTGATAGCCAAAGCTGCAGATCTTGTGAAACTACCCGCTTCTCAAATCCTTGGCGGCTGATTTTCACATCATTAATGCTGTAGAGGAGAAACACAGGACATGGTCAAAACATTGAGACTGGTATCATGTATTACTAATAATACGCCTCGTTCTTCACTATAAAGGACTAAAATAAATATCTCAACTCATGAGGCATTTTAATGAGTCAGTCGACACAAGCCTCTACTCTATCCCTCTCTCGCTGTTAACATGCTATTACTACTTATCAATGGGACTCAGATGATTAGATTCTGCCTCAACACCATAATTTTTGTACAGAAATCAGTCTTAAAACAAAACTCCGTGGCCAATATATACATAATTAACCACTCTTCATAGTGAAGGCAGAGCATAAAGCAGCAGGACGTGAGAGAAAGATGTTCATTTCTGTCTTTTCCTACGGGGAATGATGGATGCAGAAAGTGAATCACAGCACAATCATATAACATGATTCTAACCATACCCATCTTCCTTCAAAAGCTCATCGATAATTGTGTCAAGCCCAGGAAGAGGTTCTATAGCAAAATGTTCACTTCCATTTAAGGCATTGGGATCAACTGAGGTGTCCTGGTGATGCATAAAAGTCATCAGTATTTGTATGAAGTCAAAGTTTGGTTGGGAGAATAGATAAGTTTGGCCAAACCTGAGGAATAACTTTGTCTAAAGTTTCCAAGAGGGGATCTTCCTCCAATTGTTTTATTGACAAAGTGATCCTCGATTTCTCTCTGCAACATGTTCCCAGTTTCACAAAAAGAAGTCAATATATCTAGCGCACAAGTATAACTTTGtcaaaatttataaatgttGAAAGACATATTGAAAGACATATAATGATTCCAAGGTTCTGAATTGCATATGCTAGATTAAGCCTATGCTTATGAAGTTTTCTACTACAAAAATAAAGCTCAACAGTAGACACGGCATATAGGAGAAGCATCACTGCAGAACCACACCTATCTATGTTTATAATTTTGACTCTCACTTCATCACCCTCGAATAGGACGTCTCTTACATCTTGCACTAAATCCCATGAAACTTCTGAAACATGCACAAGTCCTGTGAGGTGATACAATCCTGCAAAGATGCAGAGCAAGTTTAAAACTCAGCTACAGAATTGTAAACTGAATCAATTGGAAGTACCTCAGAAATACATACCGTCCGGGAAGAGCAGATGAATGAAGGCACCATAATCCTCGACAGACCCCACCTTACCTTCAAAAATGTTCCCCACCTTCAGCTGTGGAGAGAACTTAGACCAGTTGGCTTCCTTCTCTGAGAAGATCAACTTCCTGCTCTCCTCATCAGCTTGGATAGCCTAAGAATTGAGGATAGCATCTAACGTGTTAACAATTTCACCTAAATTAATTTGCCATAATTCTAAGATTATTGGAAGTCTTATTTGAAGAACATATATCTAATATAGAAGGTCATATAGCATGAAATATTTGATCACTCTTATTGTAATCACTGATTCTCGGGTATCA
Coding sequences within:
- the LOC121773919 gene encoding 30S ribosomal protein S1-like, whose protein sequence is MPILVGLSASGGFAFLSISSDNASQKPLTPTSINFSNLWTKRPTLLTPARVSLSSGSATKTDDGVDQSSLTDDFKQSRRSADWKAAKAYHSKGLTYDGRVEGFNGGGLLIKFYSLLGFLPYPQLSPSHSCREPKKSIQEIARALVGSIISVKAIQADEESRKLIFSEKEANWSKFSPQLKVGNIFEGKVGSVEDYGAFIHLLFPDGLYHLTGLVHVSEVSWDLVQDVRDVLFEGDEVRVKIINIDREKSRITLSIKQLEEDPLLETLDKVIPQDTSVDPNALNGSEHFAIEPLPGLDTIIDELLKEDGINDVKISRQGFEKRVVSQDLQLWLSNAPPIGDQYTLLARAGRQVQEIQLVTPLDQDGIKRALQRVLERVP